tttttcatTAGGGAGCTGATGCCCAAGACCCTGGAGGGCCAGATCACCATGGAGAAAACACCCAGCTACTTTGTAACCAGAGAGGCTCCAGCCCGAATCTCCGCCATGTCCCGGGACACCAAGCTGATCGTGGTAGTGAGGGACCCCGTCACCAGGGCTATCTCAGACTACACGCAGACTCTGTCTAAGAAGCCCGACATTCCCTCTTTCGAGAGCCTCACCTTCAAAAACAGAACTACGGGGCTCATCGACACTTCGTGGAGCGCCATCCAGATCGGCATCTACGCCAAGCACCTGGACAACTGGCTGCAGTACTTCCCCATGGACCAGATCCTGTTTGTGAGCGGCGAGCGCCTGATCAGCGACCCGGCCGGAGAGCTGGGCCGCGTGCAGGACTTCCTGGGGCTCAAGAGGATCATCACGGACAAACACTTCTACTTCAACCAGACCAAGGGTTTCCCGTGTCTCAAGAAGGCCGAGGGCAGCAGCAAGCCCCACTGCCTGGGTAAAACCAAAGGGAGGACCCATCCGAACATTGACCCCGAGGTGGTGCAGAGGCTACGGGACTTCTACAGACCCTTCAACTTGAAGTTCTACCAGATGACAGGACGTTTTTTTGGCTGGGATGACTGAATGTGTTGCCTGACACTGAAGCCAGTGGGGATACTACCATAGACTATTAAGGTCACTCTGGGAGGAAAAAGGGATTTTGAGAGCAAAGTTAAGTTTGAGAGTTAAACAATTTCAAGAAGAAAGTCAAAAGAGAAATAGttatcattttaattgaaaaataatttgtttaatATCCTCAATTGGGCAGCCAAAGCACATTTTacctaaaaataataaatgtattccCATAgatttataattaattattttaagatgtcttaattttttgtttttactttgacaaaattgtgccttttattttccctttcttgTTCAAAATTTCTACCTATTTCTCTTAATATATGTAATACTTATATATTTCAAAGTTAAGACTTTTTTAGAAACTGATAAAGTAataatttttgttgtattttgagAATATTACATCGTCAACATTACAGTTGGTTATTACCTGAATAGTGAAATTAATGTAAATactacattttctgtgtgtttaaccttgcatttttttatataatattcGGATGTTTTCTAAAAGTTTTGATTTTAGCCTGCTCATTTTCTGACTTTTAGGAAATATGACAACTTCACtctcaaaatctttttttccccaaacagtGTCCATATTATTCTGTTGTAGGAATAAAGCGTCAGCACTAACCCGAAGCAATATGTGGCTGTTCCAGGAGAGAAAGAGGCCCAGACTCTCCTCAGTGGCACCCCAGATATGCAATCTTTCAACGTTACATTTCTCATCATCAGAGCTGCCTCTAATCCACAAAATCATGGAGGTTTTCCCTCTAAGAAAAGACTGAGTTGTTCAAGGACTTGCGTCACGTGTCCCTGCACTATCTATAGAAGTGTGAAGTTGTAGACTGTGAGACGGTACTATTTTATGCAGTGCTTCTTTAAGAAGATGGGTGAAATCACAGCGTTCAGGGGCTTTTGATAAAAGCTCAGTGATTTAATGCCATATTTTAAAACATACATAGCTGCTTTCAAATTTTCTAGcaaaaaagaatatgaaaagataaaaatatatgtatttttgaaatgtatttattcaagAGGAACACAAGCAGTATGTATGTATTTTGAATAACTCCTCagtgattattttattaatattatgcTCCCCATGACTTttagagttttgtttgttttatactgAACACTAAAACATATTATCCTCAATTTAATTTCAGATCATCCACTCTAATGCATATCTACTATACATGGGCAAGTGTGGGAATGCTCGTCTCTACGTAGCTTTCAGTTCCAGAGCTGTGACTTTGTTATTTCAAGGGTTGTTCCCCCACCTTCAGTTAATGAAGTTACAGGCAAAGATAGCACTCCCTATTATTCAAACAACAGCAACTCCGTTGGAGGAAAGAGACCTCCAAAGGGCCTTTCCAAGCTGTGACTCAAATTTCCACAACATGCCTCCATGTGAATTGAATACACTTGATGTCACTGGACTTCCtttcctctaggcaacatgtATGTGGAAGTCTTTTTTAAACCCAGGGAGCATGAGAACAATGGTTGAGCTGTGTTCCTAATTTCTGTCTACTTGTATTGTGAGCCACTTTCTAAAAGCAGATGTTCCTCAAAAGACACAAAgtacagtgtttgttttattttttgggtgtGAGCATCAGAAAGAACCTAATatagattttttaattttttttttttttttgctgttctgaCTGTTGTTTATTTCAAGTTGTTGAGAATTTTAAGGCACTCATAGAATTAAAGCTGTTATATGAACGGCCGTTGGATATTTTTCTCATCACTACGATACTTCAAAATGATGTCATGCTGGTATGCATAAGTGCATTGAGATACAGTATTCACATGGTGAAAAGATTAAAGTCATTACAGTGCAGCTCAAATGTCTGAAGAGCTCAGCTTCCCACAGAGTCATAACAACACTGCCTCACTGCTTTCCTATCTCCTCTCTTACACCTTCACATATTGTCTCTGCTTATCTCCGTCCAGCCTCCAGGCCAAAGTGTCATTGGAGGCATTTAGAGGTTTTATAAAGGACTCACAATCAGAAAGTCTTACTTTGGGTCCTCTGGAAGCTTCTTGGCAACTTTTAGACTCAGACGCATTTCAAGGAAGCTGGAGTAAATTCCTTTGTCTTTTGGTCTTACAATGTTGTTATTGCTAATATCTGTAATTAAtcacaacatacaaaaatactCAATCAAATCCAATTGTCAGATAGTTTACTATTTGAGCTGGATGCTTTAATTACACATTTTCACGGACAATACGCTTTATGATCTGCTCCGACAAAACAGTTATATAATGTTGAGGTttgcacagaaaaacattttaataattcatttcaaCATTGTAACACGTTGATGTCATCCCTAAAACTGCAGCGTCACCAAATGCACTTCTGAAAACGTACCTGCAGAGAGCTGATCCTTACAATTCGGTTTTATTAATGTTGCAGTCCACTCCTTACAAACTAACAACTTCCTCTTAGGCCAAACTTTCTGAGATGAAATTTCTCCAAACATCAGCTGACTGATCATTTGTGGACTGCGATCAGTTCAAAGTGAATGCTGCATGAACATCTGTCTGGATGAAATTTGGCTAGACTCTAACATCAGCACCCATTCAAACAAAGATGAATCTGATCAGTGTCCAGCTTTAAGGACGTAATAGGTATATAGGTATATACTCTGTGGTGCTGGTGAAAGTGCCAATTGTGtatattttgacttttaacCAACACTTTTTTGGCCTGTGAAGTTATTTGCTTTAGTTATTCTACTGGATGATCTGTCATTTGGCCGAACACAGCCAGCCCCATTTTAGCTTACGTTGCATTTTAGTCTGGATGGACAGGAACAGCCTTTTGGGAACAATGACTCAGACCCCCACTGTCACTTTTTGATTCCGTCTTGACTCTGGTCACACCGCTCTAATATGTCACCAAATCTGCTTTGCCCCAACTCCAATTCATCACCACGGCAGCAGTATACTCAGCAACAGTTTGGCCTTAATATCGATCCAAGCAAAGATATTCTACAAATTTTACTTGTTGTCATTCCTCACCTGTAGTATTTTCTGTAACTAAACAACCACCTGTGACCATTTCTAGTTTCCTCTCTTCACCCaatatcaatatatttttatttcctcctgcaCTGCacctgaatgtttttctttgctgaggGAGTTTCCTCCTGCAGTCTGCTGGCGTCTATGACAAGCCCTTAGTAGAAACCACaacaagaggaggaaatgagctTCCAGATTTTCAAAACTTAATCAAGCTGGCCGTCAGCGTGCTAAAATAATGTGACGTTAACAATCTGCACAGAGTCGTgggagcagagggaagcagcgACAAGATGTCCATTTGTTGACTTGTTCAATTTGCTTGTTATTCCATCCTGAGAGGGTCAGCAGGGCCTCTTCAGCAACACTTACTCACAGTAATAAACAGAGACAGTTTTCATCCTCCCTCTCGATTCTCTGAAGAGCAGCTAACTATGAAAGAGAAACTGTAATGGCAACATCTGCTGCGGGACAGCATACAGACCACCCCTGTCAGGAAGAATTCAGCTCAGTACCGATGGCACGGACCTGTGGAGAACTTGAAGTCTGTCTATTGAAAAACAGCTTACCGCATGCGGTGGGGTTTTTTTGGGAATGGGGcgagctgctgcagaaagacAGGCATTTCTGTTAGCCCTTGCAAATCTCTTTGAtcagctctttctttcttcttaaaTACCCCTTTTTGTTCATTCCATCAGTGTGCCATCGCTCtcccctgcaaacacacacatatagacgCAGCAGCACCTGGGTGAAGTCACGTGCACAATTAGCTTCCATCCACCTTCTTAACTACTAAAACCTCCGCTTATCCAGACACCCTACTCCACACACGCACCTCTGAGCCTGTTTTTGCACATATAGAGGTTACAGGCGTGCGGAGAAAGATGGGTGGGCTGTACAATAACAACCATCAACACTGTGTATGCATGTGAGGTGCCCTGGGCATCATAGAGGCCATGTAAAATGATGAAGTAAAGGGATCAGAGAGGTTGCTTTGAAGAGGACTGCAGCAGTGATAGCATATCCTCACACCCAGGACCGTTTGTGGGTCTCTCTCGGTGCACACGCGATCACCGGCTCTTGAAATGCATATGTAGCTTCAGAGTGTCATCTTAACACAcaaatcactcacacacacatatgttgACCCAACTGGTTTTCACATATGAACACAGTCACCACCCACTTTTGCCCCGCGGAGGGACATGGAGGGGatcagacttgtgttttctctgagtCCCAGCAGAGAAGCCCTTAATCCTCGCCCTAGTCTGAGCAAATATCTCCACAAGGCACGCTCCACACACAGCCTTAATCAAAACAGCCGAGGGGGGGACTGAGTCGCACTTTCAATTTCAAGTTTGCTTCATCTGTCATGTACTCTCTTGTATCTTAAAGAGGATCGTCAAATGTCAAAGGAGCATTTCATGTCTTATCTAGTGCCAGATGTAACCAGGATACCTGTGTTTTCTACTCAGTCCCTAAGCAGGTACACAAACACGCActtacaataaacacacaacatctgCAAAAACACTGTGATTCGTTATACGGTTTCAGCCTCTTGTTCTCTATGTAGCAGGCGTATTCTGACAGTCTTAGTTtctatatttcattttgaaccaCAACGCTGATTTTCCTGGTTGTGACAGAACAGAGAGATTGTGGCCTGCAAAAAGACGCACAGACAGAAATGGTCAGTTACACTGCAGGAATTGTTGGGTTTTAAGTTTAAAGACATTCTCAGGAAAATGACCAATTGTTTGTTCGTGATGAAAAGACATTTCACCAATGGATTGCATGCTAGTAATAAAATGAAGGCTGGTCTTTGAACTGTCGGTTCTGTGCCCATAGTACagcagacaacacacaaaattaGCAATTAAGATTGTCTGGGAGCAGGACTCCTTCCAGACATGTGTGTTTTGACTTCGAAGTTTTCACGCATCTCCCCTTATGGAGAACCTTCTTcaaaagagctgctgcctttcaaGAAGTGATAATTGATTCTGACGCATGATTAAAGACGTGTTCACGTTAAACTCAGATTTTCCTTTCCCTGGATGAAAAGCAGGGTGACAGAGCTCTAAACAAGATGGCCAGCGGTCCAAACGTTCTCAAGGGAGAAGTCTGCCTGAAAGGTCTGCTGCTCGGTGCTGGAACCTTTTAGTCACACAATCACAGAGTGCATCTGCACTCTGTGATTGTGAGTGCAGACTGGAGTTGGGTTTGGAGGGCTGTATGAATGTATTGTGCACGTCCAAAAAAAGTTAGGGAGTTTACTCTTCAACGAACTGGTACAGAAAAGGCAGCAATATTACTTCACTGGTTGACTCAGAGATGAACACAGTTGCCAAATAATTTGTGGTGCTGCTCAAATTTAAGGACTTGATCATAttatcattacatttaaatCACATTCAAGGCAGTTAAACTTTCTTTAAAGTACTTATTTGCATTCTTTCCCAAAATTTAGATGGTAAGATTGATACCACTGTCATGTCTGCGCTATCATGTCTGAACTGAATACAAAGCTAAATTATCTTAGCTTCAAATTTAGACTAGGTAGGGAGAAATGGCAAGCCTGGCTCTGTCTAAAGTTCAAATATCTACCTACTAACAAGGGCTCAAGCTCTTGATTTAAAGTGTGGTGGGGCATTATGGGACATTTGCTTATTCGCTTTCATACAACGACTTAGACGAAGATTGATGCCACTTCCATGGTTGTAAATTCTTGCCCTCTAAATACGAAGCCAAAGCCTGGAGGCAATTAGCTTGGCTTCACATAAAGACTGGAGGCAAGAGGAAACAGCCAGCCTGACTGTccaaaatttagattttaaaaagtactgacCAATAGCTCTTGAGTTTGTTAGTTTAATCTGCGATAATCCGTTATTTGTCAGGAAACTTTTACAGCACATAACTCCCCCAAAAACCACAAACTGTCATTTTAACTGTAACGTTACACTTGCCAAGTTGTCTATTCCTTCAATATTTTCCATTTGAGCTGTGGTGGACtctgatgtttatttatttttttccccatattttGTAATCTACCAGAATATGAAAATCCCTTCATGTGTTTTGCGTTTTTAACTCTTCACTCATGTGGAATCACTTGATTTGAATGACTGTGTCATTTCTTGCAACATTGTTCACATACAATGAAAATTCGCTTTAAGAAAATAGACTGCACTGTTCCATCTGCCTTTATTTGAGACAGACGGAAACAGTTGGGTAAAGAGCAAAAGTTGTTTTAGAGAAAAATTAGCCTGTGTGGCCTGCAACAAACAGATCTAAATAAATCATCACACACTTATTCCCATTCACTGCACAGTTTCTGTTTGCcttatgaataaatgaactaGCCCCTGTTTACCGCCCACTGATTACAGACATTGGCCCATCATGCTCCGAGGtcctcatgcacacacaggacacattaTTACTGGAAAGCTCACAAAGCTCTTTGCGTCTACTTGCCTCTCCCTCAACACTCCCACTGACCCACAGATAGAATGACGAAcaatcacattaaaacaaaaacatagatCAACTCATGTTCACAGGTGCATCTTTAACTTCTCTTGTTGTagatttacagagaaaaacaccaaaTTCCAAACCCGCAGACTACAGCCCCAAGCGAAGAGGAGGTGGTGAATAATTGACAGCGCAACACAGTGCTGAGCGAAGGGACAGCATGCAAACACCACTGAAGAAAAGTCAAGGCTCCAACAAGTAATTATTTATCACCCAAGGCTATAGCAGTGGAGGCAAAGTGTTGCTGCAGAGAGGGACAATATGACCGGCCAAGCACTATGAGGTGTTACAGACGGATTTAATATTACAGCTCAGGCTGGGTCACGGCACACTTGGGGTTGATGAAGAGATAGAGAGCAGGCGATGGGAAATCTGAGCCGGAGTGAATTTAGTGAATTTGTCCCTTTAGTTAATCGCTTCCCAACCTGCTTTTGGAAAAGTGAGGAGgctgaaaatgacaaataagactgtgtgtttatccaaCACAGCTCcatccaacttttttttttttttttgggggggggggtgtcataCCCCTGACAAATGCGAGGGCCTTCCAGGCCattgtgtgaagtgtgtgtgagcttTAGCTGCTACTATCAGTGGCCCTTGAACTCATAAATATGACAGCAATGGCAGTTAGcttgtttccctttttcagGGAGTATGTAGCCATGGAGGATTGAGTATATTCAGGTGATGGATTTCTTTCTGGGGATGCCACAGTATTCAGCAGGGTTATATGGAGGATCACACATGCTGTCAAGTGTTTCGCCACACACTGACTGCTGTAAGGTACACTGGAGTGTGACGTATTGCTGTCCAGGATGCCGTCgggcctttaaaaaaataacagtcatAAACCACATGGATGTATCGCGACACGGTGTTGCTCTTTTCCCCTCGTATTTGGTATCAGCTCGGTATTTTTCTTAGACCGAAAACCTCAATGAGGTTAAAACAGTTTTGAAGCAACTCTGGGCCACAGCAATACCTCACAAACCCATCATATTAATTTGCAAAAGTTAAAATGCTTTTTGGCAAAGATCTGGGATTCAAGTAACACTTGGACTGCCTCTGGTTTGGTTGTGTAGTCCAGCAAAGTTTTGGCCATGTTCGCTGGTGGGAGGCCAGTGAGAGTTGCCTTTTTTGACATTGTAAAGACGCTTTTAAAGCAGCTTCCACCTTCATTttcttaaacacaaacatggctATTTGCTGCTGCCACCTGAGTTGATGATAGTTCATCATCTTCAGCTTTCTGTGTGGCCATGGAGACCACTGGACAACAAACCAACAATTTCACTGGTGTCTCAGTTTCCTGAATTATATATACCTCCTCACTGCGAgagaaaaaatacatgaataaagaCAAACAGTCCGCAAAGAATATCGGCTTCAACGTTTGATTATGCAGTAAGGGAAAGTAATACAAGTTCAACCATTTCCTCCAAACTACAATACACTCTATTTAGCTGCAGTTAGACAAGAGAAGATAAATATTGGCCTGTAGCGGGATCAGGGAGTTGTTCACAGACAGCAACATGTGCCATTAAGGCAGCACCGTTTACCCTCTAGCTGTGAGAAGGAGTGCACTCAGTGcgaatacattttcaaattgtgaagaatcaaacaaaaaggtttttctgATTTGTCTGAAGGCCTTAAATCTTCCTGGAATAGGGCTGCGTAGGATTGTTTCAGCTGCATAATATGTTCCCAGAAAGACAGTAATATGAGGGCCCTGATAGCTGTGTGGTTATGGCGCCAAGTCCCCAGTTTGATTCCTAGCCGGCCAGACTCTGCATATCATTCCCCTCCTttctgtcccatttcctgtcactcccCACTGTCCTATAAATAATAGGCAAAATGcccaaaaaataatttgaattaaaaaaaaaaagcaatgcatGACTGTACTGAAAAGTAGGAGCAAGAAAGGGATATCATTGGCATTTGCATCTGTAGccgtgtgtgtatgttgcaTAGTTTATGCGTGTGTCAGGTAAATGATCCAGGTGCATGGCAGCAGAGGGGCTCGGGTGTCCTCTTACAGGCGGCAGCTGGTGAGCGAAGCCTGGCCGAGGTCACCCTCAGGGACCCTGCCCCCTCATCATCGACTCCCGGGCTCCAGTCCACACTTGTCCTGTCATCGTCATCTGATCTCAGATCTGCACGCTCGggaacagcagctctgctgagCGACAATGGAGCCCTTTTAATTATCCGGGACGGTGTCCGCGCTCAGGCGATGATGGCTGAAATGTATTTGCCCCAGTCATGAGACAAGCACTGCAGGCATTCAGGCATGCAGCCTCAGAGGCACGGTGATAATTGATCACATTGTAAAGACTTGTATGCGATACAAAGGCTATGTAGGTGAGTGGAGATGCTTTTAGTCTCAAAGCTTCATGCAGTggacatatttaaaaataaaattcatcatcagaaaaagtaaaaatgcacAAGCATGAAATGAATATTGCTGCAAAAAACTGTGTATTACAAAATGTAGAATTATTAGTTATAGCAtttaaagtagatttttttcttctcctgtaCTGTAACTGAACCAGgaaagcaggaagaaaagggTGCTTGGACACTCCAGTAATACAGCACAGTACACAATGCTCCTCCCCTGGGAACGGCTGTGCTCTTTGTTTAActgtcttctcttttctgtaGAGAATCACCATCATGCCagggttttctttctttttgtttttcaccacaTCTTTATGTTCTCTTGCAGCAAATATGACCCAAGGCCTCGCATCTCAGCTCACAGAGTCCCGTACCTAGTCACTTTACTGTCAGGGCCCCTAACAAGACAGCGCAACCACAACTTAACATTCAGAGTGGGTTGAGGTTTTAGAGGCAAGGCCGCTTAAACCCTCCTGCTTCGCTTTCCTGATCTCGCCCACGTCCACTCTGACACTTACCATCTtacttttgaattttttatatCTGATGCTAGATAAAGTTAGAGCCCAGAGACACAAGACAATCGTGGCAATTTTATTTCAAGGCGGCGATGAACAGTCCAAAGGTATCAGATCAGCCGTAGGAGCCCAATAGCTTGATCATTaaccagaaaaacagatttactgTTTATCTGTATTCGTACCCTCACATCTAATTTTTATTGGGTACATTACAGTCAGCCAGGAGGAGATTTgtataatgttttgttttgttttttttttggggtatTTTCAACTGTCTAGCTCTCCATCTGTTCAAAGGTCAATATGGTGAAGACGGCCTTGTAAGTGTCAATGGCGTAAATCTGTCAAAGtctctgcaaaaaaataaatcaatcaaataaaCCTGGGAAGATTTACTTCAACTGTCTCAGCAAAGGCATTAAAAGAATATTATTTTGCTGAAGCATTTCATTGTAAATGCAATAAACATTCCCGTTGTACCCtgtctcctgtgtttttcttctttctgactCTTTTCACCTCCTATTACAGATCGGGGTGTGTACCATAAAGCGCCACACGAACCAGAACTGTTAACTGCTGTCACACAAGCTAGCACTCAAGGACATATTGCTGTTGCTAATAATGAGAAACAGGGTTAATTTGTTTGGCCTCATTTCCTTTGCTGACAAATTTTCCCTATTAAGATAACAACATACAGATAGtatgacacacaaatgaaagGATTCAGTTGGTTATTATTAAAGCTACAAAAGGTCACGACCTGGAGAATAAACGGTTGGACAGACATTCTTTTACTGCAATCAGCGGTGTGTCCATACCAGAGTGAGGGGTTCAGGAGGATACAGTATGTGGGACAAATTAAACAGACTTTATGTTCTGGGTTTTAAAGCATGGCCTCTTCAGCTCACCAAGGAAATTGAGTTTGTGACCGAAAAAATGCACTTTCCTCTTAACCCCCTGACCAGccgtcacagacacacaaactttcTCTTTGAAGGCTAAACGGGCAGAAACGAGGGAGGATAGGCTGTTCTGGGGAGTTATGGAAGCCCTGATCCTATTACCCACCCCCCTGAAAAATGTGTCTGCAGGGCCCGGGAGCTTTTAACCTTTCGCTGCTCTGTGCTTTGATTCAGAGAACAGCGGTCTTCTAGtggagtagttttttttttttttgttttcctcagtaCTACGCTGGCCACGACAAACCGTTGGGCCTACGCTTTTTTGGCCATGAGGTGAGTTTGACACCATCTTCCTGTGTAAGTGGAGGGATTCCCTTTGTtcaaggaagaggaaggagaaatgaACCAGGGGTCCCTTTTACAGCAAAATAAGTGGAAGAGGAAAGCCTGCAGTTAAATTTTCGCTCAAGCACTGTATATAACCGGCAGAAATAATCATATGGTGTAAGACTGATCCATCCTACAGGAAACTTTGCTCCAATAGACATAGCAGTTGTTTTAGTTATAGTGAGTCGTACAcctgcaaaacacattttctcatcaTAGTTAGCTTTGGAAGTGTcaaaacatcacagacaaaaacTCATGAACTTGCATGGTTGGTTGGATCTCTGAGACAAAGagtttcagacaaaaacaacaagacgCCTCAGTTCAGACGTCGAACAGGGATTCAGTAATGTCTCGTGCAATTACGAGGCCGAGAGACGCACAAACAAGCATACATGCAGACGCAGACAAATTcacaaacatgtttatttgATAAGATTTCCAAATGGTTCATTTCACTCAGGACTTCAGAGAGCACGAGAATGTTTCCAAACAAAGATGTCTCGTCAGTCAGTAATCTGGCACAGAAGTGCGACATGTTTGTGGGACACAGACGTatttgttcatatttattttatcaagCGTGTACACTAGAACTACAAATCAAGAAAATTAGGGACACGAGATAAAAAATCTTAATAAATAGCTGAACTAAAATCtagtgattttcttttcctagGATGCTGATGCCGCATCACCGATTAAAATGTGATAACTACAAGATGCTTAATCTAGATTATGCAAAATTCAGGG
Above is a genomic segment from Echeneis naucrates chromosome 19, fEcheNa1.1, whole genome shotgun sequence containing:
- the LOC115059890 gene encoding heparan sulfate glucosamine 3-O-sulfotransferase 3A1-like, whose product is MAFSRSSRPDPPGPARGISRKAAVMLCSLLTSLFLLHCLAGPCSSSSPSPVGASSSSSTFSTSGRGSVRTKRLVNGWSAAGAGAGASRTSPVLPPPDLVSSRKVSPRFAGKLSPLGEGSKKLPQALIIGVKKGGTRALLEFLRVHPDIRAVGAEPHFFDRNYENGLEWYRELMPKTLEGQITMEKTPSYFVTREAPARISAMSRDTKLIVVVRDPVTRAISDYTQTLSKKPDIPSFESLTFKNRTTGLIDTSWSAIQIGIYAKHLDNWLQYFPMDQILFVSGERLISDPAGELGRVQDFLGLKRIITDKHFYFNQTKGFPCLKKAEGSSKPHCLGKTKGRTHPNIDPEVVQRLRDFYRPFNLKFYQMTGRFFGWDD